In the Nitrospirota bacterium genome, AACTCCGGAACGGGGCATACCGACATTCCCCTCTTTTCTTCTTTATCTCGGAAACAAATTCGACTATACTTTTTTTGAGGCCAGCGGCGGAGGTTCCCTGCCGGACATTGCGGCGATATGCCGAACTTGACCGGCTGGTCACCCAGGTATCGTCCGGCACTCGTTACGCTTCTCATCATCTTCCAGGTTGATATTCCGAAATGAACAGAAAACAGACAGAACAGGGAGTGCCCAGCCGGCTCTTCGGCTTTTTAGCGCGGGTCCTGCGCGACTTCAGGCGCAACCAGGGACTGCTGCTGTCCGGAGCAGTTGCCTACTATACCCTGCTATCGATCGTTCCCCTGTCTATTCTCGCCCTCATCGGGCTGTCTCACTTCATAGAAGAGGAGCAGCTGTTCCACACCCTGTCGACGTATCTCGAGATGGTCATCCCCGGCTATGCGGCGACGCTGACCGACCAGGTGCGGGTCTTTCTCGAGCATCGCAACGTGGTCGGCGTCATTGGATTGCTGGTCATGCTGTTTTTCAGCTCCATAGCCTTTACCGTGCTCGAAAATGCCATGTCGGTGATCTTTGTTCACCGGGTGATAATAAGGCGCCGTCACTTTCTCATCTCCGCCATTATCCCGTACGTGTATATTCTCGTCCTGGGCCTTGGCATCCTGATCGTGTCATTCATCACGGGAGCGATAGAGACGGTCGAAAAACGGCATATATTCCTGTTCGGATGGGGCTTGAGCCTGGAAGGCATTTCCGGTGTTGCGCTGTATACCCTGGGCATTGTCGGCGAGGTGTTTCTGCTTACGTCCATCTACCTGGTCATGCCGGTCGAGCGCATCACGTTTCGTCGGGCATT is a window encoding:
- a CDS encoding YihY/virulence factor BrkB family protein produces the protein MNRKQTEQGVPSRLFGFLARVLRDFRRNQGLLLSGAVAYYTLLSIVPLSILALIGLSHFIEEEQLFHTLSTYLEMVIPGYAATLTDQVRVFLEHRNVVGVIGLLVMLFFSSIAFTVLENAMSVIFVHRVIIRRRHFLISAIIPYVYILVLGLGILIVSFITGAIETVEKRHIFLFGWGLSLEGISGVALYTLGIVGEVFLLTSIYLVMPVERITFRRALTGGIAASILWEITRRVLVWYYSVISMVNLIYGSLATAVVALLSTEAVALILLLGAQVIAELERKTTDISRQDETGFKT